A window of Terriglobia bacterium genomic DNA:
TCGTCGCATTCCTGGATCCGAAAAATCAGCTCTTCTCGCCAAAGGCGATTAACCGTCATCGCAAGGACCTTTCGTACCAGAACTGGGATTTCGTGATCCAGCAGCAGCTGCCGCAGGAGATCGTCCTGCAGGTCGGTTATGTCGGCAGCGCAGGACATCACCTCTTCAGCAAGTACACGATCAACCTGATCAATCCGGCGACGGGCACGCGTCCCTTGGCAGGATTCGGCTCCTTCGGCATCAAGACGAACGACGGCAATAACAATTTCAATGCCTTGCAGGCCTCAATGCAGCGTTCCTTCAAGCATGGCATTCTCTTCCAGATGAACTACCAGTGGTCGCACGGAATCACCGACGGCTCCATCGGCTCGGGTGAGTCCGTAGGCATCCAGAACATGAGTTGCCGGGCCTGCGACCGCAGCGACACCAATATTGATGTCCGCCACAACGTGACCATGAACGGCGTCTATCAGTTGCCCTTCGGGCCCGGCCGCCAGTTTCTGAACGGCCACGGCCAGACTGCCCAAATCCTGGGTGGCTGGACCCTTTCCGGCATTGCCTCGGCCCGCACCGGACTCCCCATCAATATCACGATGTCACGGAGTGCATCGCAACTGCCGGACGGGAACACATCCGGACAACGCCCCAATCTGCTTCCCGGCATATCGCTCTACCCCGCAGTCCAGACCATCTCCAGCTGGTTAAGCGCGGCCGCGTTCGCGACTCCGGCGAAAGGAACCTGGGGGAACGAGGGGCGCTATATCGCAAGGGGCCCCGGGAACTATGAAATCGACGGTTCTCTCCAGAAAACCTTCAGGTTGTCGGAGCGCGTCGGCTTCAACCTCCGCGTCGCGGGCTTTAACATGCTCAATCACCCCATCTACAAGAACCCTTCCAGCTCGCTCGGCTCTAACCCGGCCAAGCCCTCCGGCAGCTTCGGCAAGATCGCCGGAATTATCAACACCGGTGCTACCGGAACGGGCGCTCCGCGCCGGATCGAGTTCATGATGCGGCTCGAGTTTTAATCTCTTCGTCAGGCGGCAGGCCTGGGAACATACCCCGGCCAGCCGCCTGCACACAAGATTTCCTCATCCAATTAAACAGTCTTTCAATCTGAAGGGAGTACTCATGAAGGTTCTGACTGCCCTCGCCGCTTTGATGCTTGTGGCAACCGCGGATTACCATCTGCTGACGAAATTTCCTATCCCCGGCGACGGTGGCTGGGATTATCTGACCGTGGATACGGCAGCCCGGCGGATTTATGTTTCGCACGGAACCAGGGTCGATGTGCTGGACGAGGACAAGGGAACTGTGATCGGCGCCATATCCGACACGGCTGGTGTCCACGGTATTGCGCTGGCTCCACAATTCAATCGTGGTTTTGCCAGTTGCGGGCAGACAAACGAAGTCGTGATGTTCGACCTGAAAACTCTGAAGAATCTGGCCCGCATTCCGGTGGGGAAAAAACCGGACGCGATCATTTACGATCCCGCGACCAAAAGCGTGATTGTCAACAACGGCGACAGCAACAACAGCACCATCATCAGCGCAGCCGAGGGCAAGGTCACCGGCACATTGGATTTAGGCGGCGCCCCGGAATTTGCGGCCGCGGACGGCAAGGGCAAAGTCTTCATCAATCTCGAAGACAAGGGCGAGACGGTAAAGATCGATCCGATCGCGCTTAAAGTCGAGGCGCGCTGGTCTCTGAAACCGTGCGATACGCCCACCAGCATGGCCATCGATACGGCGACTCACCGGCTCTTCATCGGCGGACGCAATAAGATGATGGCCGTTGTCGACACGGATACAGGCAAAGTTGTGACTACCATGCCGATCGGCGACAAGGTGGATGTCGCTGCATTCGAAATCGTCACGAAACTGATCTTCTTCTCCAACGGCGACGGCACCGTCAATAATTTCCGCGAATATGCTCCGGATCGCTATACCGCAGTAACCACGCTCATGACTGAACCCGGAGCGAAAACCATGGCTCTGGATCCGACAACGCACCGCATTTTCCTATCCGCGGCCGAAAAGGATGGGAAGGCCAATAAGCCTGGATCGTTTCACGTCCTGGTGTATGGCAATTGATGCGCGGAGAAATCGGGGACAGGAAGCTTTGAAAATATCGAATGCAGACATCAAACCGTCAAAATCACGAAAACCGCAAAGAAGCGTAACTGCAATTCTTTGAGGTCTTTAGTGATCGTGTCCTTGGAGCACCAGATCGACATGATATTCATCATAGACCGGCAGGAGCGCGGCCCGCATCTCGGCATAGTCGCGGTCCTTTGCGATCGAGAACAGGGTTTGATGCTGAAGGACGACGGTCCAACGATTAGGGTTATGGGCCAGAACCCCACGCAACCAGGCGATCTGTTGTTGAGAGATGCGCGTCACGTCATCCTTGGAGAAGTCTTCATTGGCATACGGATTGGCATCCAGTGAGATCACGCGCAGCCCCTGGTAGTCGACGTAGTAAGCCTCGCCACGAAGCTCGGGCACTCCCTGCGGACCGTTCGTCGGGAGCGCGAAGTGTGCATGCCACAAGGGGGACACGTCCAATACTGTCTTGCCGGGATTGGCCGAATCGGGAGGTCGGTGCAAGTCGTGGTTTCCCGGCGCTGGAACCAGGGGAACCATTCGAGGGATGAATCCCATGCCGTCGCAAAACTCACGCCAGAGGCTGTCATCATAACCCTCCGCAAGCAGGTCCCCGGCCATGGCGACGAATCTGGCGTCGGGTGCCGCCGCGTATGCTGATCGGATTGTTCGCGACCAAAGGGATCGGATGCCGTTTTGCGCATCGCCGAGGTAAATAAATCGGAACGGCGCCTGCTTCTGGTCGGCAGTCCGGAAAATATTCCATTCACTCCAGGTTTTACCGTCACCGACGCGATAACAGTACCTGGATCCCGGCCTCAGCCCTTGAAAATCGACCATGTAATGGGCAACCGTTTTGCCCGGGCCGGTTCGGATTTCCGTTGCAGCAGCCTTTGCGTTGGTAGCTGACTTTTCAAAATCGGGATTAGCGGCCAATGGGGCAACCTGTCCTTGAGGCGAAGAAACCATACATTCCGTGCGCCATGTGACCGCCTGGCTTGTCGACGGATCGCCGCGCCATCCAAGGATAATCCTTTGCGGAGTGTTGCCATTCCCGGCCGCCGAGCCTGCCTGGGGCACTGCCGGAAGGAATCTCAGGCAATATAGAGCCAGCAAGGTGAGCGCGATAAATGTGCGCAGGGCCCAACGCCCGGGTTCAAGATGATTCATTGAAAATCTCCCTTTCCGTCATGCATGGTATGCAAGTAACGAGCCGGGGGAGGACTGCAATCCAAGCCCCGGCCAAATCAAATGCGGTGGTAATTTGTGGGACATCCAGAGAGCTTTGGATCCGGCAAACTCCTTGCAGCGTTCTATATGCAAAGAAGCGTCAGACCCACCATACTAGTGGCAGTGCCGGACCTCTCGAACCAACAACATCAGATGCCCGGCGCTATAGCGAAATCACCGTTGAAATTGATTACCGCCCAGAAAGTGTGCGCTCTGAGATCGAGGCCGTAGGTGCCCAATCCGTAGCTGGGGTCATAAGGACCGATCACGAATCTCCTTGTGCCCCCTGTCCCATTGACGGCATTGCTCCAGAATCCATCGGCTTTGATCGCCAAGCCAACCTGGCCGGTCTTGGCCAGATCGTCGCCCACCACCTTCGGGTCGTAGCTCATGGAAAGGACAAACGTATCTGTCTGGCTGCTTCTCAGATCAGCCATGCCCCAGAGAGTGAGAATGCCGCTGTAGAGGCCGGTAGTTTTTGGCAGCCAACCGGTGTCCACGAAATGCGAGCATGGGCGGCCGCTTCCATCCTTCATGGAACTGCCGTTTTGGCCGGCCAGGACTTTGCCAACCGTCCCGGCAGGGTCTTCATCCAGGATGCTGGTGTAGCTCCCCCCCGGAACTACCTGGAACTCCTTGCCATTCAGACCGTACCCGAAAGTATCATGCTTGATAAACGCGAGTTGGGGCGTAGTCGAAATCCGATACTCCTTATTGGCCAGAGTGGCGTCTACCGATGCTGAGTAAAAATCGGCGGTCACATTGGGACCATCCACCGTAAAGATGTAGTAGCCGACGGTGTTTAGTTCCTGAGCAAGTTGTGTCTGGCGTTTTCTACCGAAAGCCGGGACATTACAGGTGTCGTCATTGGAAGGGTCTTTGGGGATATAAAACTTCGAGCTGTCTGAAGCGCAAATGATGTCAATCACTGAGGCCTTGCCATCGGTGGTGGTCACCATGCTGCGGTTGTACATGTGGTCATGTCCGCCCATGAAGTAACGCACGCCATTGCGAGCCAGACTGGTAATGAAGGCATCTTGGCCGGCTGCATCCTTGGCGGGATCGCTTCCGAAGAGTGTGTCCACATGACTTTCGTTGATCAGGCCTTTGTGAGCAAAGACGAAGGCGTGGCTGCCGGCGACCCTGCCGGAAAGAATGTTGTTGATCCAGTCCTGCTGGTTGTCGATCGTGTTCGCTGCGCCGTCGGAAGGCGTGAACTGGTCGAGAAGCACGAAGCGGGCATTCATGTAATCGAAACTGTAGCTCAGGCCTTTCAGGTTTTCCGCCGGACTGTTGAAGTTGGAGCCGAGGGTAAAGGAAGACCCTGTTTTCTTGACGAGCTTGGTGGCTTCGTCATCGGGGGTGGTGACAAAGGCATCCGAGGGCGTAGAGTTGTTCGAGCCATTCCGAGTCTGAGGAAACACGCGCGCAAACTCAACGGCGGCGGCCTGCTTGGATTCGTGGTTGCCGCGGAGCGGGAAAAAGCCGATTCCGGCGTTGTAGAGCGCCTGGGCGTAAGTCGCACGCGTGTCCAGCGCCACCTCGGTGCCTTTGTCAGTGATGTCACCTACCTGCACAACGAACTTGACACCCTTCTTAATAAACTCTTGGTTCAGCTGGTTGATAATGTCCACAGCCACAGAATTGGGATTACGGCCATCATCGGCGCCAACCCATTGAGTATCCGCCATGACTCCGAAGCTCCAAGCAGAGGAGGATTCGCTGACCGGAACCCGAAAGAGGTTCTCGCCGCGGGCATCTGCCTTCGAAGAAATGCTGGTGCCGCTGATGACTGTCGTCATGATGAACGCGGCAAGCGCGCCCGTCGTTCGAATTTTAATGCTCCTAATCATGAACCCGACTCCTTCCTGAATCATAGTTTTAGCTCTTCTGCGCGCCAATGGCGCTCGATGTCGAAGCAAGCGAGACGGTGCAGGCACGGAATCAATCTCCAATCTCCCATCTCGGCCTCATCATGTTGGGCAGAAGGACTCATGGCCAAACGATAGAACATCCTGCCAAAAGTCCGGGCAGGGCTATCTGAGAGTAATCTCTAAATACTTAGGAATTGACCTGAAAACGATGAAGAATGCGTTAACCTCAGAACTCCCGGCTAACCAGACGGCCCGCATGGAATCGGAGACGCCTTGTGCACTGCTTGCCCAGTTGGAGTTCCGCCATGAGGGGGTCGTTCTGATGCGGCAGGTGGCGCAGTTTGCCGCTCTCGATTGGGTCATCTATTGGCTTCTCTTGACCATAATCCCTTTGGGATTATTGGAGATCGATATTCCAAGAAGCCGATTGATCGCGGCTTGGAATCCCGGTAGAACCTCGAAAGCCCAGGGTGGCTATCTCCGAACCTGACCGGCAGCCGCGCCCAGGCCTGCGATCCGAAACGCAATCAATCCGTCCGGAATTTACGACTGCTGACCGCGGCGGCGAATACCGTCCTACGTCGATCGCCGTTCCTGGCGGCTCTGCGGCGCACACAGACTATAGCCCACGGAGATGAGGCTTTTGATGGTGAGGCCGAAAGGCGAGAGCTTCTGGCGTAGATGGTATATATACACTCTCAGAGTGACTGGCTTAAAAGGCTCATGCTCTCCCCAGGCGTATTCCCATAATACCTGCGTCGGGATGATGCGGTCGACGTTGCGCGCCAAACGGGAAAGGATCAGAAATTCCTTGCGGGGAAGGTAAAGGTTGGTCCCGTTGCAGGAGACGTAATACGCATTGTGTTCGATCCGCAGAAACCCGTCGTCATAGACATCCGGCTCTGACGTCACGTTTGCTGCCTGGGATGGATTGATTGCCACCGACATGTGCTCCATCTTATCTCCTGGTCTGAGTATCGGGTACTGAGTGCCGGGCAAATCCTCTGATACCTGTTTTGCCGCCACTCAGTACCCCGACTCTACAGCCAGTGCCCAGTTCTAAAAGTTAAATCTGAGGGCAAACTGGATCTGTCTTTGGGTGCCTAATCCCACCGTGCGCTCGACGGTCTGGGTGATCGTGCCGAAGGTTCCGGCGGCGGCTGCAGTAAAGGGCTGTCCTGGCTGGAGCTGGTTGGTACCCGTGCCCAGCGCGTTCGGCAACGTCGCCACCGGATTGGAGAAATTGGCCATGTTGAGAATGTTGAAGAACTCTGCGCGGAACTCGACATTCTGCATTTCCGTGATCGGGAACCTTTTATGCAGGACGAAGTCCACCTGGCGGAAGCCCGGGCCGTGCAGAGCATTGCGCATCAAATTACCCCAGGTGCCTGGCTTGGGAGTTGTGAACGCCGCAGGATTCAGAAAGACTGTTCCACCCACGGTCATGAATGGATCGACGCCGGGGGTCAGATCCGGCCGCCGCACACTGCGTGACGAGCCGCCGCCCGGAGTATTGATGACCGCCGTGCGTCCTGCGCCGGCGGAGCCGTATACCAGACCCTGCGCATCCACATAGACCACGTCTGGACGCGTGATGCGCAGATCTATCGGAAGGCCGCTGCGGGCATTGACGATGGTACCGATCTCCCATCCCCTCACCAACAGCTTCTCCACGCCGCCGCTCTTGGCGCCGAAGGGCAGCGCGTAAACCGCGCTGAGATTGAAAGAATGGCGCACGTCGAAGTTGTTGTAGCCGGTGTCATAGGAGTAATCGTTGCCGTTGATACCGCCGCCATTGCCGGCGGTGAGCGCATCGTTCGATCCGCTCGTGTTTCCAACGCTCTTGCCGAAGGTGTACTGGGAGTTTAACGTCAGACCGCTGCTGAACCGGCGTGCGAGGCTGAGCTGCGCCGCATTGTAGCTGTCCCAGCCGCCGCTGGTCTTATAGTCGATTTCGGCATAGGGCCTGAGTATGGTGCCGTCTGATTGCACGATGTCAAACTGGCGGATCACTGTGCCGTTGGCCAGCACCTGTGTGATTTTGTTGGTCCAATTGCGCAGGAAGAGGTTGCGCCCCTGGCTTCCGACATAGGCAGCCGTCACGCTCATCTTGTAAGGCAATTCCTGTTGAATGGAGAAACTGTACTGGTAGATCCGCTCGGGTATTTTGTAGTCGGGCGAGTAGGCGCGCGGCTGATACTGCCGGCTATTGGGGTTGCTGATGAAATTGGCGCGCACAGTATCAATGTTGATCGGGAAGGCGGATCCCTGGGATTGCGTGGTGATAATCCGGTCGCTCTCAATCGGCTGGAGCTGGTCTTCGAGCTGACCGGGCCCGTAGAACATGCCGAATCCGGCGCGAATCGCCGTCTTTCCGCCCTTGCCGGCCTGATGCGGAGACCAGGCAATTCCGATTCTGGGGCCGAAGTTGGTCTTGACTGCGGTGTAGAAATTGGTATCGGGAGGCAGCAAAGTACCTGTATTGATATCGAAACGGACGTCCCAATTATTCGCGTCCCGCATCGGCGAGTAATACTCGTAACGCAGGCCGTAGCTGAGCGTCAGACCGGGCTGGAGCTTCCACTCATCCTGTGCGTAGCCGATATAGAAATCGGTCGTGCATTCCCGGTTTCCGATGGCTCCGCTGTTGAAGGGGCTTGGGTCGCTGAGGTTGCCGGCGTACTGAATGCTGCTTGTCGTGTTGGCCAGAAACGCATTCAAATTTGAGTAGGAATACGTCGTGCCCCCGAGTCGGTCTGTATACATGCGGACCGGACGAATTTCACCTCCGAATTTGAAACTGTGATTTCCCTTAATCCAGTTAAGATTGTCGATGAACGAAAGCGTGTATGGCGTATACGGAAAGCCGGCGCCATTGAAGGCGCTGGTGCCGCGAATCAGCCCGCCCGGCACCGCAAGGCCCGTGGAAGAACCCTGACCTGCAATCCCTGTGTTGGCGATGCTGCCCGAGGTGTTGATCGTGATCTTGGACATATCGATGCCGTTTACCGTGGGAGCGGTTCCGAACACCCGGGTGAGAGCCTCGTTGAATCCGACCTTGACTTCATTGAAGACACGCGGCGAGAACGCGCCATTCAAAGCGATAATGGCATTCTGCGGCGTTGTCCGATAGTTGGACCGCCGGCCCGTGATTCCTTCCGGCTGAGAGTCTGTGCCCTGATCACGGAAGTATCGCATGTACATGGTGTACCGGTCGTTGAGACGGTAGTCCAGGCGCATGCCGCCGGAGTTTTCATTGACGACAACTTGAGAATTCAATTGATAGATATCGTAGTCTGGGTTCGTGGATGCACCAGGCAGCAGAACGGAACCCGGACCGTGAAAGGCGTCTACCAAAGGCGCCACGGCTGGAACTGCGCGCTCCTTTGCGGCGGCACTGGGCGCTGCTTCGACGATATTGATGTTAGAACGGAGGCGGTAGCCTTCATAATAGGCGAAAAAGAAAGCTTTGTCTTTTTTGATCGGGCCGCCCAGTGATCCGCCAAATTGGTTCAGGCGCAGAGGCGATTTGCCTACTTTGTCGAAAAAGTTGCGCGCGTCCATCTTTTTGTTGCGCAGATATTCAAAAAGCGATCCGTGGAACTGATTGGAGCCCGACTTGGTGTTGACGCTGATCTGGCCGCCGGTTCCTGTGCCGTATTCCGCGGTATACTGGCTTGAGTCCACGCGAAATTCCTGCACGTTTTCCAGGCTGAGCTGCAGTCTGAAGGGTGAAGATACCTCCCCGTTCAGGTTGCCGGGATTGGCGTCGATGATCGCCGAACCCTCGATGCCGTCGAAGCGGACCGCGTTCTGCTCATTGGACCGACCGCTGAAGCGGATGTCGAAAAACGACCCGGTTCCTACGTTGACCGACCCCGGCGCTTGCAGATAGAGTTGGGATAGTTGGCGTCCGTTCAGCGGCAGATTTGCAACCTCAAGCTGATTCACATTGGCACCAATGCGCGCGGACGTCGTGTCCACGGTGGCATCCGCAGCGGCGCTGACGGTGATGGTTTCCGAGGTTCCCGCCGGCTTCAATACCAGATTTGCGGTAGCTGATTCGCCGGTAGCCAAGACCAGATTGTTCGTCTCGCTCACAGCAAATCCCGTGGAACTGGCTTTGACAGTATAGGTAGATGGCTGCAAGCCAGGGATCACGAAGTAGCCTCGCTCATTGGCTTCAGCAGTCCGGATCATCCGGTTGCGCTCATTGATGGCACTGACAGAGGCCTTGGGTACCACCGCCCCACTGCTGTCCTTAATCGTGCCTACTATCTGCCCCTGGCCAGTTTGCGCTATTGCCAATCCCCCTTGCAGCAATAGAGCGAAAAAAAGCACGAAACGGCAAAGGGTAAACTTATGAATGACACTTGGTATCCGCCATGCTACATTTGGGCAAATCTTGTGCTCTGACATCTCCATCCTCTCCATTGGGTTGATAATTTGAATCAGGCATTGCGAGAGGGACATCTTCTTTGAACCTCCCGCAGGTCGTGAATATAGACGGCCAACGTTAAGCGAGGATCAGAAAGATGTGATGTTTTCGTTAATTATTTTTTGAAGGCACGGTGAGAATGAATAATTCAATGATCAAGCCGGATTTTCTTCATCGTTTCTTAACCTTTTCCAAATGATAACTTCAAATGACGCCACTAATCTTGGAGCGGTATCCCTAGGCTGAGACAATATCGCGTGCATTCCGAATGCTGATCAAAGCTGGACAACAATATCTGGGGCAACTCGAGATTCTGGGTGCCTTCGTCTGCGAATGCAGCGCCGACCTCGCGCAAATTCTGGCGGGCGCCACGGCGGATCGAGGCGAGTTGGCGTCAAAGATCAAAGACAGAGAGAGATCCGCTCATGATCGGTCAAGACTGCTGATCGCCCAGTTGAATCGAGCCCCTGTCAAAGCTCTTGACGAGAGGATCGTTCGCGATCTCGCCATCATGCAGTCTGAAATCCTCCACGGAATCGCAAGAGCAGGGAATTGCTTCTTGATCTATCAGATTTGCGAGCCGGGAGCGTTTTTGCCGCAGATCTCGCAAAAGCTCCTCCAGCAGGCAACTCTGATGAAAGCCGTGTTTGCTGGAATTCCGAGAGGTGACTGCGTCCTTGGGCATTGTGAGGAAATAATCAAGCTCGACAAGGAGGTGGAGGGACTGCTTGAATCAGGTATGCTGCACTTGTTGGCCTCTGAAAAAGATCCTCTCGAAGTGATCAAAAGGAAGCAGGTTTTTGACGACCTCAAAATTTTAGCAGAAAGAGTCCGCCGCATTGCCGATTTCGTGAAAATCCTGGCGATTGCCCATACTGCAGCCGAATGTACCCAGGCGTTTTGACGTCGACGAGGCTCATGATCGCGCTTCCGACCCTTGCCGCCGTTCTTATAGAAAGGATTCAGGATCTCTCCTGAAAATGGATGAAGAGCGATGAATCCATTTCACGCGAGATGTGATAAATCGCTTCGCGGCAGGCGCCACACTCGTCCAGGTGACCAAACACCTCCAGGATGGCGTTAATCTTCATGCCTTTTCGCTTCCTTTTAACCAGAAGTCGCCCGAGAGTCTCATAGTCGTAGCAGCGGCGTCGTTGGTTCATAGGATAACTCCACCAAATGTTCGTTTATTCGGAACCATATCTGAGTTGTCGGGTGGCTCATCGTCACCACTTCCTCTTCGCGGTTGTTTCGCTGATCCGCGTTCGTAAATCTGCATGGCGTCTGGCAAGCGCACCTGGTCGATTATGGCAACTTCCTTTGACTGATTTTTCACAAGGAGGTCATCAAGCCTTTAAACTTGTGCGGTATCGTATGGTTCAGCCGTACCGGCGCCAGCAGGTCTTGGAACGTCCACTTGGTGAGGGGGTGCGACTTTTCAAGACCTGCTCACCCCTCTCGGCAAGCGTTTGGTGGTCATTCACCTTTTTCCGGGAAAGAGCCGTTTCTGGAGCCTGAGTGCGTCTTCTCGCAGAGGATTTGCCTGTTCCAGTTCAACCAACAAACCCCTGGCGGCAGCCGGTTCGGCAAGAGACAGACGCTGGGCTAGGGTGAGCAACGGATCATACGCTGAAGAAAAATCTGAGCTCTCCCGCACAATGGCCAGCAGCGCGGGTCCCGCGGTTTTCAACAGTTCCCGGGGATCATCGGTTTTCTCAATTCCAGCCCTCGCATGCAGGAAGCCGTTGCGCGCGACCCAATAGGAAGCGAGACGTTGATCGAGGCCGCGCTGAAACTCATCTCTGGCAGGATCCACAATCTGGTCTGGACGAGGATTCACTCTTGGAAACGGTTGTTCACCTTGAGGTGAATGTCGTCACGGGCATCTTTGATGACCGTTACAGACGCCATGACGCCCTCGACATTTTTCACGACAAGATCGCCCGGGCGCAAGGTGATCAGCTGAAGCTGAATGCCCGGATACAACACTACCAGAGTGAGGATCACCGAGGCAGTGAGCAACGGAGTTCGGAGCCGTTCATAGATTAGGATCAGCGCGAGATAGCCCAATGACACCAGCAGCAGTGTGCTTTTGGATCCGAGCATGGGCAGGACAATGCTGCCCAGAAGGATCGGTGCCAGCGAGAGGCGCCCACGGTGTTCACGCACAGAGCCTGCCCGACGCCCCCATCATGCCTGCGGGCTGCCTGGGCAAGATGGGCAAATGTCGCGCCCATGATCAGGGTAGGAAGGGAAACCACGGCAAAAGCGGTCCCCGCTTCTGCGACAATCGAGCCGCCAAATCCACCCCCAAAAAGGTCTCGAATCAGAGAATACAGATTCTCGATGTGAGAGAGCAGAAGCATGCTCAACAGGCAGCATGCCGACAGGGCGGACAACAAATAGTTCAGAAACCCATCGAAATCTGTGCCGGACCACCAGCGCTGATATAGGGCTGCACCGATCGCCGTACCCAGCAAATAGACCGATAAGACATCGGCAAAGCTGTATACCGTGTTTTCAAACACCTGGCTGAGCACTCGAACCACCATTACTTCAAAGCCGATTCCCAGAAAACCCGTGAGGAGGAGGATGGTGGCAAGCCTTCCGTCCATGTGCCCAATCTGTGCCTTCTTGCTCCCATAGTCCGGAGGGCTCGTTTCCATCGGCAGCAGCCACACGGCGGCAGCGCACGCGAAATTGACCGCAGCCAGTGCGATCAGCGAGGCGCGCGAACCCAGCCAGGGAGCGAGAAGGAAAGTGGTCAACATGGTTCCTGCAACCGCACCGAAGGTATTCGCAGAGTAGAGGCCTCCTACCCATTGCCCATTTGCACGCAGAGTCGCAAACAGCCGGTCTATTGCAGGCAGTGTTCCCCCCATGGCAAATGTCGCAGGAAGCAGCAGGAGAAAGGGGAGGAGAAAGCAGAGGAATCCCAACTGCAACGGCGATGAGACCGTTCCTGTGAGAACCTGCATAACCCGATTGGCTTCGGGAAAAAGCATTGTGAGCAGAAGCGCCCAGAGACCGATAATCCCCTCACAAACGACATACCACGAGGCGGGCCGAGAACTTGCACTGATCCTGCCGTCGAGAAACCAAGCCCCCAGCGCCAGGCCACTGAAAAACGCAACCAGGACGGCAAGAACCGCTGCAATCTCGTGCCCCAGGGTCAAAGCAAGCATGCGGGCCCAGACCATTTCGTAGCCCAGTCCTGCTAGGCCCGAGAGGAAACTCGCGATGTACACTATGCAGCGCTGAATTCTCATGAGAGTGAAGTGAAAGTGAAGATGCAGGGGCACGGAATACCGCGCCCCTGCATGCATCCCCCTCAATGGATGAGAAAACCACTTATCTACTGTGACCGGTCAACGCACGCTGACGAAGATCGGGTTCGAATAGAACCACAGATCCCTGAAGGCCTCCTGCGCATTGTTCGGACCCACCAAGCTGTCCAATAATGGATTGCCGGCTGCATCCGTCTGGTTCGGAGTGTTCCTCGGCATGTTGGTGCCCCTCAGACGGAAATATGCGTTGGCGGTCAATTTCATCTCGAACTGAACATAGTACCAGCCGTCCTGGTCACGTCTCCAATCGTGACGATTGAAGGTCGCGATCACCTGCGTGGTCGCGTTGGTGGGATTGTTGTAGTCGGCACTTGCCGGCAAGACAGTACCCGTAACTTGACCGGCAATAAGATCGATGTGATCCAATTGCACGTGGTCACCGTTGTTGTTCGTTTCCGGGCTGTGAAACCTGATCGTTATGTTGACGTTATTACTCGACTTGCTCTTATCCACGACAAGCGACTGGCCCATGGTTGCACTGGCGCCGAAATGAGAGGACCAACCGGTCGGGCTGGCTTCAAAATCCAATCCGTCGATCAAATCTCCCTCGACAACGAAACTGTTGCCTGAACGCAGTCCGTCCACTATGGCCTGCGGGTTCTTCTTGTCCGCCACGTAGGTATAGGCTTTCTGATATTCGCCTGGCCAGAAGTCGTTGCCGGTTTCATGGAAATCGGAGCTGGCAAACAGCCACCAGTGCCGGCCTTCCCCGA
This region includes:
- a CDS encoding metallophosphoesterase family protein, with the protein product MNHLEPGRWALRTFIALTLLALYCLRFLPAVPQAGSAAGNGNTPQRIILGWRGDPSTSQAVTWRTECMVSSPQGQVAPLAANPDFEKSATNAKAAATEIRTGPGKTVAHYMVDFQGLRPGSRYCYRVGDGKTWSEWNIFRTADQKQAPFRFIYLGDAQNGIRSLWSRTIRSAYAAAPDARFVAMAGDLLAEGYDDSLWREFCDGMGFIPRMVPLVPAPGNHDLHRPPDSANPGKTVLDVSPLWHAHFALPTNGPQGVPELRGEAYYVDYQGLRVISLDANPYANEDFSKDDVTRISQQQIAWLRGVLAHNPNRWTVVLQHQTLFSIAKDRDYAEMRAALLPVYDEYHVDLVLQGHDH
- a CDS encoding YncE family protein, with protein sequence MKVLTALAALMLVATADYHLLTKFPIPGDGGWDYLTVDTAARRIYVSHGTRVDVLDEDKGTVIGAISDTAGVHGIALAPQFNRGFASCGQTNEVVMFDLKTLKNLARIPVGKKPDAIIYDPATKSVIVNNGDSNNSTIISAAEGKVTGTLDLGGAPEFAAADGKGKVFINLEDKGETVKIDPIALKVEARWSLKPCDTPTSMAIDTATHRLFIGGRNKMMAVVDTDTGKVVTTMPIGDKVDVAAFEIVTKLIFFSNGDGTVNNFREYAPDRYTAVTTLMTEPGAKTMALDPTTHRIFLSAAEKDGKANKPGSFHVLVYGN
- a CDS encoding metallophosphoesterase; translation: MIRSIKIRTTGALAAFIMTTVISGTSISSKADARGENLFRVPVSESSSAWSFGVMADTQWVGADDGRNPNSVAVDIINQLNQEFIKKGVKFVVQVGDITDKGTEVALDTRATYAQALYNAGIGFFPLRGNHESKQAAAVEFARVFPQTRNGSNNSTPSDAFVTTPDDEATKLVKKTGSSFTLGSNFNSPAENLKGLSYSFDYMNARFVLLDQFTPSDGAANTIDNQQDWINNILSGRVAGSHAFVFAHKGLINESHVDTLFGSDPAKDAAGQDAFITSLARNGVRYFMGGHDHMYNRSMVTTTDGKASVIDIICASDSSKFYIPKDPSNDDTCNVPAFGRKRQTQLAQELNTVGYYIFTVDGPNVTADFYSASVDATLANKEYRISTTPQLAFIKHDTFGYGLNGKEFQVVPGGSYTSILDEDPAGTVGKVLAGQNGSSMKDGSGRPCSHFVDTGWLPKTTGLYSGILTLWGMADLRSSQTDTFVLSMSYDPKVVGDDLAKTGQVGLAIKADGFWSNAVNGTGGTRRFVIGPYDPSYGLGTYGLDLRAHTFWAVINFNGDFAIAPGI
- a CDS encoding helix-turn-helix domain-containing protein gives rise to the protein MEHMSVAINPSQAANVTSEPDVYDDGFLRIEHNAYYVSCNGTNLYLPRKEFLILSRLARNVDRIIPTQVLWEYAWGEHEPFKPVTLRVYIYHLRQKLSPFGLTIKSLISVGYSLCAPQSRQERRST